Proteins co-encoded in one Cytophaga hutchinsonii ATCC 33406 genomic window:
- the lpxD gene encoding UDP-3-O-(3-hydroxymyristoyl)glucosamine N-acyltransferase, which translates to MEFTLEEIAHLLGGEVKGDGKAKVSSIAKIEEASSGSISFLSNPKYESFIYSTNASAVIVKKDFQPRESLKTSLILVDDPYTSFTTILEAYQQALNASKMGKEEPSFIGKNAVIGSNHYIGAFAYIGSNCKIGNNVKIYPQAYIGDNVTIGDNTTIYAGVKIYANCELGNQVTIHSGCVIGSDGFGFAPQADGTYKTIPQIGNVVIGNHVDIGANTVIDCATMGSTIIYDGVKIDNLIQIAHNVKIGKNTVIAAQAGISGSTTIGENCIIAGQVGIIGHIKIANKTTIAAQAGIGRTISEEGLTLLGSPAIEKLDFLKSFAIYRKLPTLQKRIEELEEKTLNLSGIKES; encoded by the coding sequence ATGGAATTTACTTTAGAGGAAATAGCGCACCTATTAGGTGGAGAAGTAAAAGGAGATGGGAAAGCTAAAGTCAGTTCAATTGCAAAAATTGAAGAAGCTTCCTCCGGAAGTATTTCCTTTTTATCTAATCCCAAATACGAAAGTTTCATTTATTCCACCAATGCCAGTGCGGTTATTGTAAAAAAGGATTTCCAGCCACGGGAATCGTTAAAGACCTCTTTAATACTTGTAGACGATCCATACACAAGTTTTACCACGATTTTAGAAGCTTATCAACAAGCATTAAACGCTTCAAAAATGGGTAAAGAAGAACCCAGCTTCATCGGAAAAAATGCTGTAATTGGTTCTAATCACTATATCGGAGCCTTTGCATACATTGGTTCAAATTGCAAAATCGGCAATAATGTTAAGATTTATCCACAAGCATACATTGGAGACAATGTTACTATTGGTGACAATACAACTATTTATGCCGGTGTTAAAATATATGCTAACTGCGAGCTTGGCAATCAGGTTACCATTCATTCCGGCTGTGTGATCGGAAGCGACGGTTTTGGTTTTGCTCCTCAGGCAGACGGAACGTATAAAACCATTCCGCAGATCGGAAATGTTGTAATCGGCAACCACGTTGACATTGGCGCAAACACAGTTATCGACTGCGCTACAATGGGTTCTACCATTATTTATGACGGAGTAAAAATAGATAACCTGATCCAGATTGCACACAACGTTAAGATTGGAAAAAATACCGTTATCGCTGCTCAGGCAGGCATTTCAGGCTCTACAACCATTGGTGAAAACTGCATCATTGCCGGCCAGGTAGGTATTATCGGCCACATTAAAATTGCAAATAAAACAACCATTGCAGCGCAAGCGGGCATTGGCAGAACTATATCAGAAGAAGGACTCACACTATTAGGCTCCCCGGCCATAGAAAAGTTAGATTTTTTAAAATCATTTGCCATATATAGAAAACTTCCCACATTA